A DNA window from Acetobacter aceti NBRC 14818 contains the following coding sequences:
- the cas2 gene encoding CRISPR-associated endonuclease Cas2 → MKAEEARFLWLMIFFDLPVKTKPQRRQATRFRNFLRDDGFMMLQYSVYARVGRGQDSIDKHLRRVRAALPKEGSIRALQVTDKQYGRMEIMLGLAQKTEQTGTKQLVLL, encoded by the coding sequence ATGAAAGCAGAGGAGGCCAGATTCTTGTGGCTGATGATTTTTTTTGATCTGCCAGTGAAAACAAAACCCCAGCGACGGCAGGCTACCCGCTTTCGTAATTTTCTCCGCGATGATGGTTTTATGATGCTGCAATACTCGGTCTATGCCCGTGTAGGACGTGGACAGGATAGTATCGATAAACATCTTCGTCGCGTTCGCGCCGCTTTGCCCAAAGAGGGGAGCATTCGAGCGCTTCAGGTCACCGACAAACAATATGGACGAATGGAGATCATGCTCGGACTCGCACAAAAAACAGAACAGACCGGCACAAAACAGTTGGTGCTGCTATGA
- the cas1 gene encoding type II CRISPR-associated endonuclease Cas1 has protein sequence MAWRCVHISRPARLCLKDSQLVVTQDENTITLPLEDLACVVLDTPQVNLSGALLSALAMSGIALIIPDDKHHPAGVVLPFHQHHLQAEVIGIQIAASKPLRKRLWQTLVVAKISNQAALLEEAGHQDASTLRNMIRRVTSGDPDNIEAQAARLYWSRLFPRFTRSNCADRRNGLLNYGYAILRAAIARACVASGLVPSLGLHHASRTNAFNLADDLIEPFRPCVDRMVRRTIPEHDPLSSVSVEERRFMTGILSETVLIGKERMTILAATESVATDTVKSLTHSSAALLRPPALSEATNIISVSE, from the coding sequence ATGGCATGGCGATGTGTGCATATCTCCCGACCAGCCAGACTCTGCCTGAAAGACAGTCAACTTGTCGTCACACAGGATGAGAACACCATTACTCTTCCTCTGGAAGATCTGGCCTGCGTCGTGCTGGACACGCCGCAGGTCAATCTTTCCGGCGCACTTCTCTCCGCGCTTGCGATGTCCGGTATCGCTCTGATTATACCAGATGATAAACACCATCCTGCCGGTGTCGTTCTTCCTTTTCATCAACATCATTTACAGGCCGAAGTCATAGGAATTCAGATAGCGGCCTCTAAACCTCTTCGCAAACGTCTCTGGCAAACTCTGGTTGTTGCTAAAATCAGCAACCAGGCAGCTCTGCTTGAAGAAGCCGGACATCAGGATGCCAGCACGCTCAGAAACATGATCCGCCGTGTCACCTCAGGTGACCCGGACAACATTGAAGCTCAGGCTGCCCGACTTTACTGGTCTCGTCTTTTCCCCCGTTTTACCCGTTCCAATTGTGCAGACAGACGAAATGGTCTGCTGAACTATGGATACGCAATTTTGCGGGCAGCAATCGCACGCGCCTGTGTCGCTTCAGGTCTCGTCCCGTCACTCGGTCTGCATCATGCTTCGCGCACCAATGCTTTCAATCTCGCCGATGATCTCATCGAACCTTTTCGTCCCTGTGTGGATCGCATGGTTCGCCGCACTATCCCAGAACACGACCCACTCTCATCTGTCAGTGTGGAAGAGCGACGCTTTATGACGGGCATACTCTCTGAAACGGTTCTTATCGGGAAAGAACGGATGACCATTCTGGCCGCCACAGAAAGTGTGGCGACCGACACCGTGAAGTCCCTGACACACAGCAGCGCAGCCCTGTTACGACCACCAGCCCTCTCTGAAGCCACGAACATAATATCGGTATCGGAATAA
- the cas9 gene encoding type II CRISPR RNA-guided endonuclease Cas9 (Cas9, originally named Csn1, is the large, multifunctional signature protein of type II CRISPR/Cas systems. It is well known even to general audiences because its RNA-guided endonuclease activity has made it a popular tool for custom editing of eukaryotic genomes.), with amino-acid sequence MANIAENLVFGIDLGIGSCGWAVLNQKAKDENIVALGSWCFDVPETDKERIPTNQIRRANRLLRRVIRRRRNRMAEIRRLFASKGMLDTADPDALAKISADPWEMRAKGLDYQLTPQEFAVALGHIAKRRGFKSAAKRVSTNAPSEDSKMLAALEKTKEQSAQYRTIGEMFARDPAYADRRRNRDGCFDRTMSREDLFKETQILFESQRRLGNFSATSETEQAFIDIAFRQKPMQDSERLVETCLFEPDEKRASRFAPSFERFRLLCRLVNLRVTDGLEDRPLTPEELRLACEDAGKTRKLSVKKVRSLIGLRDDQRFTTIPPDQEQHDIAARTGDALTGTATFRAILGESFWRQLLPHPEQLDRAAWIISFHELTDTIISKLATIGLPSEVMELIRKALEDGKFSKFKGAASLSDKAARKLIPFLQEGLTYDKACQKAGYNHAASKFTHYDSIDTKAKFNSLMDDVRDSITNPVARKAISEGMKQVWAMRNQWGLPGAICIELARDVGNSAEKRREIESGIKKNTAQRERERQEAKEHLNQSDISSETLLRYRLWKEQGGRCCYTDQPITPSQLIASDNSVQVDHILPWSRFGDDSYLNKALCTAKANQEKKNRTPWEWIHNQKGVEAWNHFTAAVESRKETRGLKKRNFLLKSSKETEERFRSRNLNDTRYAARVMAEAVRLLYPSGNRAEKGGVKRVFTRPGALTAALRHAWGVESLKKINGKRLNDDRHHALDAAVVAAVSEKEIQKLTKSFQICEQKGLARPMRDVPMPWEGFRHQLETAYADIRVARPERRRARGKGHDATIRQLREEKDGPVVYERRAISDLKLTDLERIKDPERNSAIISSLRTWIEKGKPADYPPQSPKGDEIRKIRVMSRNKPAVSVRGGTADRGEMTRVDVFTKMGKKGKPEWFLVPIYRHQVIDRIQWPQPPNQAAANGKSEKNWPTMGLEHEFRFSLYPRSYVQIVKRDGEIIEGYFAGLDRTVAAFSLLSSSDPTSIQRGIGAKTLESIRKYNVNRFGDISMVEQETRTWHGDVCISPDQPDSA; translated from the coding sequence ATGGCAAACATCGCAGAAAACCTCGTGTTTGGCATAGACTTGGGTATTGGATCATGCGGCTGGGCAGTCCTGAACCAGAAAGCTAAAGATGAAAATATAGTAGCGCTTGGAAGTTGGTGCTTCGATGTCCCGGAGACAGACAAAGAGCGGATTCCCACCAACCAGATCAGACGAGCAAACCGGCTTCTTCGCCGGGTCATCCGCCGCCGTCGCAATCGTATGGCTGAAATCCGTCGCCTCTTTGCGTCCAAAGGAATGCTCGATACCGCAGATCCGGATGCGTTGGCCAAGATATCCGCCGATCCGTGGGAAATGCGCGCCAAAGGGCTCGATTATCAGCTCACCCCCCAGGAATTTGCAGTTGCACTTGGTCATATCGCTAAAAGACGCGGATTCAAATCTGCCGCCAAGCGTGTTTCAACAAATGCTCCATCAGAAGACAGCAAGATGCTTGCTGCTCTTGAAAAGACAAAAGAACAATCAGCACAATATCGGACTATTGGGGAAATGTTTGCCCGTGATCCAGCTTACGCAGACAGACGTCGAAATCGGGATGGATGTTTCGATCGCACCATGAGCCGTGAGGACTTATTCAAAGAAACACAGATACTCTTTGAGAGTCAGCGTCGGCTCGGAAATTTTTCAGCAACATCAGAAACGGAACAGGCCTTTATCGATATCGCTTTTCGTCAGAAACCAATGCAGGACAGTGAAAGGCTCGTTGAAACCTGTCTTTTCGAACCGGATGAAAAACGCGCCTCCCGCTTTGCTCCATCTTTCGAGCGCTTCCGACTCCTCTGCCGCCTCGTTAACCTCCGGGTTACAGACGGCCTTGAAGATCGTCCGCTCACCCCGGAAGAACTACGGCTTGCTTGCGAAGATGCCGGAAAAACCCGCAAACTTAGCGTCAAAAAAGTCCGTAGTCTCATTGGATTGCGAGATGACCAGCGCTTCACAACAATCCCTCCTGATCAGGAGCAACATGATATCGCAGCCCGTACCGGGGACGCGTTAACTGGAACTGCCACATTCCGTGCGATACTCGGGGAATCTTTCTGGCGTCAACTTCTGCCTCATCCTGAACAACTCGACAGAGCGGCCTGGATCATCAGCTTTCACGAACTTACTGACACGATCATCTCCAAACTTGCCACTATCGGCCTGCCATCAGAAGTTATGGAACTCATCCGTAAAGCCCTTGAGGACGGTAAATTTTCTAAATTCAAGGGTGCTGCTTCTCTTTCCGATAAGGCTGCACGCAAGCTGATCCCATTTTTGCAGGAGGGCCTTACTTATGACAAAGCCTGCCAAAAAGCCGGGTATAATCATGCGGCATCAAAATTCACTCACTATGACAGCATTGATACAAAAGCTAAATTCAATTCTTTGATGGATGATGTTCGTGACAGTATTACCAATCCTGTTGCCCGCAAAGCCATCAGTGAAGGTATGAAACAGGTTTGGGCTATGCGAAATCAATGGGGACTTCCCGGCGCTATCTGCATAGAACTTGCTCGTGATGTCGGTAACAGTGCTGAAAAACGCCGTGAAATAGAAAGCGGTATCAAAAAAAATACAGCACAACGGGAACGTGAGCGCCAAGAAGCCAAAGAACATCTCAATCAGTCCGATATCTCGTCTGAAACGCTTCTTCGTTATCGTTTATGGAAAGAACAGGGAGGGCGCTGCTGTTATACAGATCAGCCTATAACACCATCCCAGCTTATCGCATCAGACAACAGCGTTCAGGTCGACCATATTCTTCCATGGTCCCGCTTTGGAGACGATAGCTATCTCAATAAAGCTCTCTGCACGGCAAAAGCCAATCAGGAAAAGAAAAATCGAACTCCCTGGGAATGGATTCATAATCAGAAGGGAGTGGAAGCATGGAACCATTTCACGGCCGCAGTTGAAAGCCGCAAGGAGACACGCGGACTAAAAAAACGAAATTTTCTTTTAAAAAGCAGCAAGGAAACTGAAGAGCGTTTTCGCAGCCGTAATCTTAATGACACACGTTATGCAGCCCGCGTCATGGCCGAAGCCGTCCGTCTTCTTTATCCCTCTGGAAATCGGGCGGAAAAAGGAGGTGTCAAGCGTGTATTTACCCGTCCCGGCGCACTAACCGCCGCCCTGCGACATGCCTGGGGTGTTGAATCTCTCAAAAAAATCAATGGCAAACGCTTGAATGATGATCGTCATCATGCGCTTGATGCAGCAGTCGTCGCAGCGGTCAGTGAGAAAGAAATCCAGAAACTCACAAAGTCATTTCAGATATGTGAGCAGAAAGGGCTTGCCCGCCCCATGCGAGATGTTCCCATGCCTTGGGAAGGCTTCCGTCATCAGCTTGAAACAGCATACGCAGACATTCGTGTAGCACGTCCAGAACGCCGTCGCGCAAGGGGAAAAGGGCATGATGCAACTATTCGTCAGCTTCGAGAAGAAAAAGATGGCCCTGTTGTTTATGAACGTCGAGCCATATCTGATCTGAAATTAACTGACCTCGAAAGGATCAAGGATCCGGAACGCAATAGCGCTATCATCTCCAGCCTGCGCACATGGATCGAAAAAGGAAAACCGGCTGACTATCCACCACAGTCCCCAAAAGGAGACGAAATTCGCAAGATACGTGTCATGTCACGTAATAAGCCAGCAGTATCTGTGCGTGGAGGCACTGCCGACCGTGGTGAGATGACCCGGGTGGATGTATTTACGAAAATGGGGAAAAAAGGGAAACCGGAATGGTTTCTCGTGCCGATCTATCGCCATCAGGTCATAGATCGCATTCAATGGCCGCAGCCCCCCAACCAAGCCGCTGCTAATGGCAAATCCGAGAAAAACTGGCCGACAATGGGGCTGGAACACGAATTCCGCTTCAGTCTGTACCCACGTAGCTATGTGCAGATCGTAAAACGGGATGGCGAAATCATTGAAGGATATTTCGCTGGCCTTGACCGTACTGTTGCAGCTTTTTCACTGCTCAGTTCATCTGACCCAACATCAATTCAACGAGGAATCGGCGCAAAAACTCTGGAATCAATTAGGAAATACAACGTAAATCGTTTCGGAGACATATCAATGGTCGAGCAGGAGACACGAACATGGCATGGCGATGTGTGCATATCTCCCGACCAGCCAGACTCTGCCTGA
- a CDS encoding type II secretion system protein GspK produces the protein MKTKHSAPSSSSRSNEDGFALLMVLWTLGFLSLIGAQALVLGKSDLRLETSTLQKAQMETTADAAITTELFSISTGQSPPRPVWRSGSDDGDITVSVSSHADNDHINPNVAGQTLMSSLLTTSGVSSDQANFLAASIMAWRMPGYKGEAGTPGQAACTSSGQPFHTFEDLLAVPGMTPVILARIKPHLSFAQLHLSDQTSHDPVVRQAMLHSGVSMGADQKPEESGLEEEMLVVVDAVASRKLARMNRHAEVILMPEARPVPWKVVRWETVTQ, from the coding sequence GTGAAAACGAAACACTCTGCCCCCTCTTCTTCCAGCCGCAGTAACGAAGATGGCTTCGCTCTCCTGATGGTGCTGTGGACGCTGGGCTTCCTGTCGCTGATCGGCGCACAGGCGCTTGTGCTTGGAAAATCCGATCTTCGTCTGGAAACCTCAACGCTCCAGAAAGCACAGATGGAAACCACCGCAGATGCGGCGATTACGACGGAGCTGTTTTCGATCAGCACAGGACAGTCACCTCCCCGTCCGGTCTGGCGCTCCGGCTCGGATGATGGCGACATCACTGTCAGCGTCAGCAGCCACGCTGATAACGACCACATCAACCCCAACGTCGCGGGGCAGACGCTGATGTCATCACTGCTGACGACTTCTGGCGTCTCCAGCGACCAAGCCAATTTTCTGGCCGCCAGCATCATGGCATGGCGCATGCCCGGCTATAAAGGTGAAGCAGGCACGCCCGGTCAGGCTGCCTGTACATCTTCCGGACAGCCTTTTCATACTTTTGAGGATCTTCTGGCCGTGCCGGGGATGACGCCAGTCATCCTTGCCCGCATCAAACCGCATCTTTCTTTTGCACAGCTACATCTTTCTGATCAGACAAGTCATGATCCCGTAGTCAGGCAGGCAATGCTCCATTCCGGTGTTTCCATGGGAGCGGATCAGAAGCCGGAAGAAAGTGGTCTTGAAGAAGAAATGCTGGTCGTCGTGGATGCTGTCGCTTCAAGAAAACTGGCCCGCATGAACCGTCATGCGGAAGTGATCCTGATGCCGGAAGCACGGCCCGTTCCATGGAAAGTCGTGCGCTGGGAAACTGTAACGCAGTAA
- the gspM gene encoding type II secretion system protein GspM, whose amino-acid sequence MSVNLSHLPAHLPEGRSGRILALAITFLLVLIAWFLVSGLLGFHAREDASITDQKEILLHTQALVDNIPALKERYEQAAHNANGDSPLLAESSRETALARLQEIVHDAARGVQVEPTSMEPLPIVHSGPFEHLGVRISLTTNWNALIKLLDTLSVSTTPHLLVDDVQVQAAGTSSADEATQGRTIDVSVTILALRDSRSDAKNTTGRSNTADTTSQP is encoded by the coding sequence GTGTCCGTAAATCTCTCTCATCTGCCTGCCCATTTACCGGAAGGACGTTCCGGACGGATTCTGGCGCTCGCCATTACGTTCCTGCTTGTTCTGATTGCATGGTTTCTTGTCTCAGGACTGCTCGGATTCCACGCTCGGGAAGACGCGAGCATTACCGATCAGAAGGAAATCCTCCTCCATACGCAGGCGCTGGTGGACAATATTCCTGCCCTCAAGGAACGCTACGAACAGGCTGCACATAATGCCAACGGCGACTCTCCGCTGCTGGCCGAAAGCTCCCGTGAAACGGCGCTCGCTCGCCTTCAGGAAATTGTGCATGACGCCGCGCGAGGCGTGCAGGTGGAACCAACCAGCATGGAACCCCTACCCATCGTCCATAGCGGACCTTTCGAGCATCTCGGTGTGCGTATTTCTCTCACCACCAACTGGAATGCTCTGATCAAACTTCTCGACACGCTGTCAGTCAGTACAACGCCTCATCTGCTGGTCGATGATGTGCAGGTTCAGGCGGCTGGCACATCGTCTGCCGACGAAGCCACGCAAGGCCGGACAATCGACGTCTCTGTGACCATTCTCGCCCTGCGAGATTCCCGATCCGATGCAAAGAACACTACCGGCCGCTCCAATACAGCAGACACCACGAGCCAGCCATGA
- a CDS encoding PilN domain-containing protein has product MTGQTSSSRLLHECVGWWRDRMTEILPAALSLKPRKTIRLEIGPDGTLDSTEVVACREELPAPRSRWLPQPRTPDIALVLPQGSILSRDVTLPRVAAGNAARTIGYDLDRLTPFRQDDVLWSVQRKPGAERGEQIIFRLLVVPRFLVSSALDTLSHAGINPTCVSMDTASDAPLTIPLGKTARKSHPIGRVFAICAAIFIAAPFISQQITLFRLHHAIAALSDGRTQAEDIRRRITAFTAAPAALAREEHRIGSPLHIIGTLTDALPDGTFLTAMHIHERHVTMEGESTQATKLIGVLEHDAAFSDAAFSGPVTRSENKQMDVFTINAKAPG; this is encoded by the coding sequence ATGACGGGACAGACTTCGTCCTCACGGCTGCTGCACGAGTGCGTCGGGTGGTGGCGCGATCGTATGACGGAAATCCTTCCCGCAGCGCTCTCGCTCAAGCCCCGAAAGACCATCCGGCTGGAGATCGGTCCGGACGGAACGCTTGACTCGACTGAAGTGGTCGCCTGCCGTGAAGAACTCCCTGCTCCCCGCTCACGCTGGCTGCCTCAGCCGCGCACCCCGGACATTGCGCTGGTCCTGCCACAGGGCAGCATCCTCTCGCGTGACGTGACTCTTCCGCGTGTCGCCGCCGGCAATGCCGCCCGCACCATCGGTTACGATCTCGATCGACTGACCCCATTCCGGCAGGACGACGTTCTGTGGAGTGTCCAGCGCAAACCGGGCGCAGAGCGGGGCGAGCAGATCATTTTCAGACTGCTGGTCGTCCCCCGCTTTCTTGTCTCCTCCGCATTGGACACGCTCAGTCACGCAGGCATCAACCCAACCTGCGTCAGCATGGACACGGCCTCTGACGCGCCACTCACAATTCCCTTAGGGAAAACAGCCCGGAAAAGTCATCCGATCGGGCGTGTGTTCGCCATTTGCGCCGCAATATTCATCGCAGCACCGTTTATCTCCCAGCAGATCACGCTGTTTCGTCTGCACCACGCCATTGCCGCGCTGAGTGACGGACGCACGCAGGCCGAGGATATCCGTCGACGCATTACAGCCTTCACAGCAGCCCCAGCGGCTCTGGCGCGTGAGGAACATCGCATCGGCTCTCCCCTGCATATTATCGGCACGCTGACAGACGCCTTGCCGGACGGAACCTTCCTGACCGCCATGCATATCCATGAACGTCATGTGACCATGGAGGGAGAGTCCACGCAGGCCACCAAGCTGATCGGTGTTCTTGAGCATGACGCGGCGTTCTCGGACGCAGCGTTCTCCGGACCGGTCACACGCTCCGAGAACAAGCAGATGGACGTCTTCACCATCAACGCCAAAGCGCCGGGTTGA
- a CDS encoding prepilin peptidase, producing MMTPRLAGREDSHHRLAQLEAIRHCRAAMMSLAPVVPFVIAPFIGSFLGVLVRRIPRGESFAIGRSHCEDCQTVLKPHEMIPVLSYLLQKGKCRTCGSRIDPHHLRIELTALAVPACVIATRLLTAHEQGFPLAEADFSLPLLLADCFLGWMLLALAWIDRICMRLPDVLTLPLLLAGLAEGFVNGGTEALLDRTLGAVCGWALFALVAYGYRALRGRSGLGGGDVKLLAAGGAWIGLAALPIVVVLASAFGIVIALATTLRAQRFSMTVMIPFGPCLAAAIWLARLTLTAQ from the coding sequence ATGATGACGCCCCGATTGGCCGGACGCGAGGACAGTCATCATCGGCTTGCTCAACTGGAGGCAATTCGTCACTGTCGCGCCGCCATGATGTCCCTCGCCCCTGTTGTTCCCTTTGTCATTGCGCCTTTTATCGGCAGCTTTCTGGGCGTGCTGGTGCGGCGCATCCCACGCGGCGAATCTTTCGCAATAGGACGTTCGCACTGCGAGGACTGCCAGACGGTCCTGAAGCCGCATGAGATGATCCCGGTCCTGTCCTACCTGTTGCAGAAAGGGAAATGCCGGACCTGCGGCAGCCGGATTGACCCGCACCATCTCAGGATCGAGCTCACGGCTCTTGCCGTTCCTGCCTGCGTCATCGCCACGCGCCTGCTGACCGCTCATGAACAGGGATTTCCGCTGGCGGAGGCTGATTTCTCATTGCCGCTTCTGCTGGCCGACTGTTTTCTCGGCTGGATGTTGCTGGCGCTCGCGTGGATTGATCGCATCTGCATGAGACTGCCCGATGTCCTGACCTTGCCGCTGTTGCTCGCGGGTCTGGCGGAAGGGTTTGTGAATGGCGGCACTGAGGCGCTGCTGGACCGCACGCTGGGCGCTGTCTGCGGGTGGGCCCTGTTCGCGCTTGTGGCGTACGGATACCGGGCTCTCCGCGGGCGTTCAGGACTGGGCGGTGGAGACGTGAAACTTCTTGCGGCCGGGGGTGCGTGGATTGGTCTCGCCGCCCTGCCGATCGTGGTGGTGCTGGCGTCCGCGTTCGGCATCGTGATTGCGCTTGCAACCACCCTTCGCGCACAACGCTTCAGCATGACGGTCATGATTCCCTTCGGCCCCTGTCTGGCAGCCGCCATATGGCTGGCGCGGCTGACATTGACAGCGCAATAA
- a CDS encoding GspE/PulE family protein — translation MLAEAMDLEAALLDRGVCDARALERSRMVSEETGQSLAQVLLQLGLVSETDLSRTYATMLGTEVLDTARMGAITEPVMPDQLGGRFLRQARAVPLSCEGRTLHLVMADPLDSFTAGAASLATGCQVVREVARSADIEATLNRLYPEGEEDGESAGEPLADEGEAAEDDTDRLKDLASEAPIIRLVNQIIFRAVETRASDIHIEPFEDRLLVRYRYDGVLHEVDSQSPRLTAALISRIKIMARLDIAERRLPQDGRIKLAVRGHEVDFRVSTVPSLHGEIAVLRVLDRTTVSFDYNRLGLAPEIISSFREALETPNGIVLVTGPTGSGKTTTLYTGLAGLNSSERNVMTVEDPIEYQLAGINQLQIRPSIGLTFASFLRAILRQDPDVIMVGEIRDIETAQIAVQAALTGHLVLSTLHTNSAAAAVTRLRDMGLEDYLLTAVLRGILAQRLVRRLCQECRRPEEVSPELAARLGLDPQARHTLWHPVGCAHCRQTGYKGRGAVAEFLQPSREVTRLILSGADHSEIERAAVAEGMKTMFHAGLQAALKGETSLEEISRIVGHDE, via the coding sequence ATGCTGGCTGAAGCGATGGATCTGGAAGCAGCCCTTCTCGACCGGGGTGTCTGCGATGCCCGCGCCCTTGAACGCTCACGCATGGTTTCCGAGGAAACCGGACAGTCGCTGGCGCAGGTGCTGCTCCAGCTTGGTCTTGTCAGCGAAACCGATCTGTCCCGCACTTACGCCACCATGCTTGGCACGGAGGTGCTGGACACGGCGCGTATGGGCGCCATTACTGAACCCGTGATGCCGGACCAGTTGGGTGGACGGTTTTTGAGACAGGCCCGGGCTGTGCCGCTCTCCTGTGAGGGCAGAACCCTGCATCTGGTCATGGCGGACCCGCTGGATTCCTTCACCGCCGGAGCTGCTTCTCTGGCGACAGGATGTCAGGTCGTGCGGGAGGTGGCGCGGTCAGCGGATATCGAGGCGACTCTCAATCGCCTCTATCCGGAAGGTGAAGAGGACGGAGAGAGCGCCGGCGAGCCGTTGGCTGATGAAGGTGAGGCAGCCGAGGACGATACAGACCGTCTGAAAGATCTCGCCAGTGAAGCGCCGATCATCCGGTTAGTGAACCAGATCATCTTCCGTGCCGTGGAAACCAGAGCGTCCGATATCCATATCGAGCCGTTCGAGGACCGTCTTCTAGTCCGTTACCGTTATGACGGCGTGCTGCATGAAGTGGACAGCCAGAGCCCGCGTCTGACGGCAGCGCTCATTTCCCGTATCAAGATCATGGCGCGGCTCGACATTGCGGAACGTCGCCTGCCGCAGGACGGTCGCATCAAGCTGGCGGTTCGCGGACACGAAGTGGATTTCCGTGTCTCGACGGTGCCGTCGCTGCATGGCGAAATCGCGGTACTGCGTGTGCTCGATCGCACGACCGTCAGTTTCGATTACAATCGTCTCGGTCTTGCTCCCGAAATCATCTCGTCTTTTCGCGAGGCGCTGGAAACACCAAACGGCATCGTTTTGGTGACAGGACCGACCGGTTCGGGAAAGACCACGACGCTTTATACAGGTCTCGCTGGTCTCAATTCCTCCGAACGCAATGTGATGACGGTGGAAGACCCGATTGAGTATCAACTCGCGGGCATCAACCAGCTTCAGATCAGACCATCTATTGGGCTGACCTTCGCCAGCTTCCTGCGCGCCATTCTGCGACAGGACCCGGATGTCATCATGGTCGGTGAAATCCGTGACATCGAGACCGCGCAGATTGCCGTGCAGGCCGCTCTGACAGGCCATCTTGTGCTCTCGACTCTGCATACAAACTCCGCCGCCGCCGCCGTGACCCGACTGCGTGACATGGGGCTGGAGGACTATCTTCTGACCGCCGTTCTGCGCGGAATTCTGGCCCAGCGTCTTGTGCGGCGGCTTTGTCAGGAGTGTCGTCGTCCGGAAGAGGTTTCTCCGGAACTGGCGGCGCGACTGGGGCTGGACCCGCAAGCGCGGCACACGTTGTGGCATCCGGTCGGCTGCGCGCATTGCCGCCAGACGGGCTACAAGGGACGAGGCGCTGTCGCTGAATTTCTCCAGCCTTCGCGTGAAGTGACACGTCTGATTCTTTCTGGGGCGGACCACTCGGAAATCGAGCGTGCGGCTGTGGCGGAGGGCATGAAGACCATGTTCCATGCCGGTTTGCAGGCCGCCCTAAAGGGTGAGACGTCGCTTGAGGAAATCAGCCGTATCGTCGGGCATGACGAATGA